In a single window of the Oryctolagus cuniculus unplaced genomic scaffold, mOryCun1.1 SCAFFOLD_68, whole genome shotgun sequence genome:
- the LOC108176237 gene encoding LOW QUALITY PROTEIN: zinc finger protein 665-like (The sequence of the model RefSeq protein was modified relative to this genomic sequence to represent the inferred CDS: inserted 1 base in 1 codon), with product MCSRDFPQQVMTAFEDLAVYFTWEEWQKMNNAQKILYRDVMLETYSSLFSLGHCITKPDLIFKLEQGEEPWMVDECLNQSLSVVMKRDDLIRINQESQDKNLNQDFMKNNKTSALKRIELRKTLSLNSSHVPTLIIKKGIYSGLKPEECNKCHTVYPPSGPDQLQAGEKFDNTKIPGKSLQFCEPLSQLDNIHIMKQPFGPTGQAKVFTRKMFCKSERVHMAENHNKSTVPFGKATQIEKAIHENSSLNMHQQTHTRKKFYKYIMYVEPVIHQSHLAINQRLNTREKVYTCKPCGKSLSFNSPSECNDCGKAFRQNSFLRKHQQIHSGEKPHECSDCGKAFTQKSYLIHHQRIHTGEKLHKCLQCGKGFLWKSDLIVHRRIHTGEKPHKCNGCGKAFGRKSSLLIHQRIHTGQKPHKCNDCGKAFGQKPDLIIHQEIHTGEKPHKCNDCGKAFGRKSSLLIHQRIHTGQKPHKCNDCGKAFGQKSNLIIHQQIHTGEKPHKCNDCGKAFGQKSHLIIHQRIHTGEKPHKCNGCGKAFGHKSSFLIHQRIHTGEKPHKCNDCGKAFGRKPDLIIHQRIHTGEKPHKCNDCGKAFGQNSDLIRHQQIHTGEKPHKCNDCGKAFGQMSALLIHQRIHTGEKPHKCNDCGKAFGCKSSLLIHQRIHTGEKPHKCNDCGKAFGRKSSLLIHQRIHTGQKPHKCNDCGKXFGQKSHLIVHQRIHTGEKPHKCNDCGKAFGQKSNLIIHQQIHTGEKPHKCNDCGKAFGHKSHLIVHQRMHTGEKPHKCNDCGKAFGYKSGLRKHLRIHTGEKPHKCNDCGKPLDKSHTSSCTREFTQGRNLINVMTVEKPFSISYTHMKTVHTGQKPYESSTCGKAFINHVINHSSYYTTEFTPGRNFMNAMTVEKPLAISHISECIRKCT from the exons GTAATgacagcatttgaagacctggctgtgtactttacatgggaggaatggcagaaaatgaacaatgctcagaagatcctgtacagagatgtgatgctggagacctacagcagcctgttctccttgg ggcactgcattaccaaacctgacttgatcttcaagttggagcaaggagaagAGCCATGGATGGTGGATGAATGCTTGAATCAGAGCCTTTCAG tggtcatgaaaagggatgacctgattaggatcaaccaggaaagtcaggacaaaaatctgaatcaggattttatgaaaaataacaagacatcagctctcaagagaattgaattaagaaaaacacttagtTTAAATTCAAGCCATGTTCCAACACTGATTATTAAAAAGGGAATCTATTCAGGATTGAAGCCTGAGGAATGCAATAAATGTCACACTGTGTATCCCCCcagtgggcctgatcaactacaggctggagagaaatttgataacactaagatacctggaaaatctctccagttctgtgagcctCTTAGTCAGCTTGACAATATTCACAtcatgaagcagccatttggacccACTGGACAAGCAAAAGTCTTCACAAGAAAGATGTTCTGTAAATCTGAGAGGGTTCATATGGCAGAAAACCATAATAAGTCAACTGTCCCTTTTGGAAAAGCAACACAAATAGAAAAAGCTATCCATGAAAATTCTAGCCTCAATATGCATCAACAaactcacacaagaaagaaattttataagtacattatGTATGTTGAACCTGTCATTCACCAGTCACATCTTGCAATAAACCAGAGACTAAATACAAGGGAAAAAGTTTacacatgtaaaccttgtggaaaatcactcagttttaattcaccttccgaatgtaatgactgtggaaaggCCTTTAGACAAAATTCATtcctcaggaaacatcagcaaattcactcaggggagaaacctcatgaatgtagtgactgtggaaaagcctttacacaGAAGTCATACCTCATACaccatcagcgaattcacacaggagagaaacttcATAAATGCCTTCAATGTGGAAAAGGCTTTCTGTGGAAGTCAGACCTCATAGTACACcggagaattcacacaggggagaaacctcataaatgtaatggctgtggaaaagcctttggacgcaAGTCATCCCtcctcatacaccagcgaattcacacagggcagaaacctcataaatgtaatgactgtggaaaagcctttggacaaaagccagacctcatcatacaccaggaaattcacacaggggaaaaacctcataaatgtaatgactgtggaaaagcctttggacgcaAGTCATCCCtcctcatacaccagcgaattcacacagggcagaaacctcataaatgtaatgactgtggaaaagcctttggacaaaagtcaaacctcatcatacaccagcaaattcacacaggggagaaacctcataaatgtaatgactgtggaaaagcctttggacaaaagtcacacctcataatACACCaacgaattcacacaggggagaagcctcataaatgtaatggctgtggaaaagcctttggacacaagtcaTCCTtcctcatacaccagcgaattcacacaggggagaaacctcataaatgtaatgactgtggaaaagcctttggacgaaagccagacctcatcatacaccagcgaattcacacaggggagaaacctcataaatgtaatgactgtggaaaagcctttggacaaaactcagacctcatcagacaccagcaaattcacacaggggagaaacctcataaatgtaatgactgtggaaaagcctttggacaaatgtCAGCCCTGCTcatacatcagcgaattcacacaggggagaaacctcataaatgtaatgactgtggaaaagcctttggatgCAAGTCATCCCTCCTCATACACCaacgaattcacacaggggagaaacctcataaatgtaatgactgtggaaaagcctttggacgcaAGTCATCCCTCCTcatacatcagcgaattcacacagggcagaaacctcataaatgtaatgactgtggaa cctttggacaaaagtcacacctcatcgtgcaccagagaattcacacaggggagaaacctcataaatgtaatgactgtggaaaagcctttggacaaaagtcaaacctcatcatacaccagcaaattcacacaggggagaaacctcataaatgtaatgactgtggaaaagcctttggacacaagtcaCACCTCATCGTGCACCAGCGAAtgcacacaggggagaaacctcataaatgtaatgactgtggaaaagccttcggATACAAGTCAGGCCTCAGGAAACATCtgcgaattcacacaggagagaaacctcataaatgtaatgactgtggaaaacctttggacaaaagtcacacctcatcgtgcaccagagaattcacacaggggagaaacctcataaatgtaatgactgtggaaaagcctttttctATAAGTTATACTCATATGAAAACagttcacacagggcagaaaccttatgaatctagtacgtgtggaaaagcctttataaaTCATGTTATAAATCATAG